The following coding sequences lie in one Arabidopsis thaliana chromosome 3, partial sequence genomic window:
- a CDS encoding 2-oxoglutarate (2OG) and Fe(II)-dependent oxygenase superfamily protein (2-oxoglutarate (2OG) and Fe(II)-dependent oxygenase superfamily protein; FUNCTIONS IN: oxidoreductase activity, acting on paired donors, with incorporation or reduction of molecular oxygen, 2-oxoglutarate as one donor, and incorporation of one atom each of oxygen into both donors, oxidoreductase activity, iron ion binding; INVOLVED IN: oxidation reduction, secondary metabolic process; LOCATED IN: cellular_component unknown; EXPRESSED IN: 11 plant structures; EXPRESSED DURING: 7 growth stages; CONTAINS InterPro DOMAIN/s: Isopenicillin N synthase (InterPro:IPR002283), Oxoglutarate/iron-dependent oxygenase (InterPro:IPR005123); BEST Arabidopsis thaliana protein match is: 2-oxoglutarate (2OG) and Fe(II)-dependent oxygenase superfamily protein (TAIR:AT1G35190.1); Has 30201 Blast hits to 17322 proteins in 780 species: Archae - 12; Bacteria - 1396; Metazoa - 17338; Fungi - 3422; Plants - 5037; Viruses - 0; Other Eukaryotes - 2996 (source: NCBI BLink).) codes for MENKTEEEVSIIKVSSLTCIDLDNSDLHQSAVLLKQACLDSGFFYVINHGISEELKDEAFEHSKKFFALPLEEKMKVLRNEKYRGYAPFHDSLLDPENQVRGDYKEGFTIGFEGSKDGPHWDKPFHSPNIWPNPDVLPGWRETMEKYYQEALRVCKSIAKIMALALDLDVDYFNTPEMLGNPIADMVLFHYEGKSDPSKGIYACGAHSDFGMMSLLATDGVMGLQICKDKDVKPQKWEYTPSIKGAYIVNLGDLLERWSNGYFKSTLHRVLGNGQDRYSIPFFLKPSHDCIIECLPTCQSENNLPKYPAIKCSTYISQRYKAVHAHLKQT; via the exons ATGGAGAATAAAACTGAGGAAGAGGTATCAATCATCAAAGTTTCTTCCCTTACTTGCATCGATCTCGACAACTCTGATCTTCATCAATCAGCTGTTTTACTCAAGCAG GCATGTCTCGATAGTGGATTTTTCTATGTCATAAATCATGGTATAAGTGAGGAACTCAAGGATGAGGCTTTCGAGCACAGCAAGAAGTTCTTCGCTCTTCCtttggaagagaagatgaaagtcTTGAGAAACGAAAAGTATCGAGGCTATGCACCATTCCATGATTCTCTCTTAGACCCTGAAAACCAAGTCCGAG GGGACTACAAAGAGGGTTTTACCATTGGGTTCGAAGGTAGCAAAGATGGTCCCCATTGGGATAAACCATTCCATAGCCCCAATATTTGGCCTAACCCTG ACGTTTTGCCCGGATGGCGGGAGACCATGGAGAAATATTATCAAGAAGCATT GAGGGTTTGTAAGTCTATTGCGAAAATAATGGCTTTGGCGCTCGACTTGGATGTGGATTACTTTAATACACCAGAGATGCTGGGAAATCCAATTGCAGATATGGTCTTGTTTCACTATGAAG GGAAGTCTGATCCCTCGAAAGGAATATATGCATGTGGAGCACATTCTGATTTCGGAATGATGTCTCTCTTAGCAACTGATGGTGTCATGGGACTTCAG ATATGCAAGGATAAAGACGTGAAGCCTCAAAAGTGGGAATATACTCCATCGATTAAAGG AGCCTATATTGTGAATCTTGGTGATCTGCTTGAGCGTTGGAGTAATGGCTATTTCaa ATCTACATTGCATCGGGTACTCGGGAATGGGCAGGACCGATATTCT ATTCCATTCTTCCTGAAACCGAGTCATGACTGTATAATAGAGTGTCTTCCTACCTGCCAGTCTGAAAACAACCTTCCCAA ATATCCAGCGATCAAATGTTCAACGTACATCTCCCAACGTTACAAAGCAGTACATGCACACCTAAAACAGACCTAG
- a CDS encoding 2-oxoglutarate (2OG) and Fe(II)-dependent oxygenase superfamily protein, which produces MENKTEEEVSIIKVSSLTCIDLDNSDLHQSAVLLKQACLDSGFFYVINHGISEELKDEAFEHSKKFFALPLEEKMKVLRNEKYRGYAPFHDSLLDPENQVRGDYKEGFTIGFEGSKDGPHWDKPFHSPNIWPNPDVLPGWRETMEKYYQEALRVCKSIAKIMALALDLDVDYFNTPEMLGNPIADMVLFHYEGKSDPSKGIYACGAHSDFGMMSLLATDGVMGLQICKDKDVKPQKWEYTPSIKGAYIVNLGDLLERWSNGYFKSTLHRVLGNGQDRYSVSFLLYSRRIFSHKPNLIDIISQKSSFYQTCS; this is translated from the exons ATGGAGAATAAAACTGAGGAAGAGGTATCAATCATCAAAGTTTCTTCCCTTACTTGCATCGATCTCGACAACTCTGATCTTCATCAATCAGCTGTTTTACTCAAGCAG GCATGTCTCGATAGTGGATTTTTCTATGTCATAAATCATGGTATAAGTGAGGAACTCAAGGATGAGGCTTTCGAGCACAGCAAGAAGTTCTTCGCTCTTCCtttggaagagaagatgaaagtcTTGAGAAACGAAAAGTATCGAGGCTATGCACCATTCCATGATTCTCTCTTAGACCCTGAAAACCAAGTCCGAG GGGACTACAAAGAGGGTTTTACCATTGGGTTCGAAGGTAGCAAAGATGGTCCCCATTGGGATAAACCATTCCATAGCCCCAATATTTGGCCTAACCCTG ACGTTTTGCCCGGATGGCGGGAGACCATGGAGAAATATTATCAAGAAGCATT GAGGGTTTGTAAGTCTATTGCGAAAATAATGGCTTTGGCGCTCGACTTGGATGTGGATTACTTTAATACACCAGAGATGCTGGGAAATCCAATTGCAGATATGGTCTTGTTTCACTATGAAG GGAAGTCTGATCCCTCGAAAGGAATATATGCATGTGGAGCACATTCTGATTTCGGAATGATGTCTCTCTTAGCAACTGATGGTGTCATGGGACTTCAG ATATGCAAGGATAAAGACGTGAAGCCTCAAAAGTGGGAATATACTCCATCGATTAAAGG AGCCTATATTGTGAATCTTGGTGATCTGCTTGAGCGTTGGAGTAATGGCTATTTCaa ATCTACATTGCATCGGGTACTCGGGAATGGGCAGGACCGATATTCTGTAAGTTTCTTACTATACAGTCGAAGAATCTTCAGCCACAAGCCAAATCTCATTGATATCATTTCTCaaaaatctagtttttatcAAACATGTTCGTAA
- a CDS encoding 2-oxoglutarate (2OG) and Fe(II)-dependent oxygenase superfamily protein, translated as MENKTQEEASTINVSSLACIDLANSNLHRSAASLKQACLDCGFFYVTNHGISEELKDEAFEQSKKFFALPLDEKMKVLKNEKHQGYSPVLSQISDNQIHGDYKESFFIGIEGSNDTPFCRANIWPNPDVLSGWQATMEKYHQEALRVCKAIARVLALALNVDGDYFDTPEMLGNPLTFMRLLHYEGMSDPSKGIYGCGPHSDFGMMTLLGTDSVMGLQICKDRDVKPRKWEYILSIKGAYIVNIGDLLERWSNGIFKSTLHRVLGNGQDRYSIAFFLQPSHDCIVECLPTCQSENNPPKYPAIKCSTYLTQRYQDSQVDLSIYKK; from the exons ATGGAGAACAAAACTCAAGAGGAAGCTTCGACCATTAATGTTTCATCCCTTGCTTGTATAGATCTCGCCAACTCCAATCTTCATCGATCAGCTGCTTCGCTTAAGCAG GCATGTCTAGATTGTGGATTTTTCTATGTCACAAATCATGGTATAAGTGAGGAGTTAAAGGACGAGGCTTTCGAGCAAAGCAAGAAGTTCTTTGCTCTTCCTTTGGACGAGAAGATGAAAGTCttgaaaaacgaaaaacatcAAGGCTATTCACCCGTCCTTAGTCAAATCTCTGATAACCAAATCCATG GGGATTacaaagaaagttttttcatTGGAATCGAAGGCTCCAACGATACACCATTCTGTCGCGCTAACATTTGGCCTAACCCTG ATGTTTTGTCGGGATGGCAGGCGACCATGGAGAAATATCATCAAGAAGCATT GAGGGTTTGTAAGGCTATTGCTAGAGTATTGGCATTGGCGCTCAACGTGGATGGAGATTACTTTGATACACCGGAAATGCTTGGAAATCCCCTCACATTTATGCGCTTGCTTCACTATGAAG GGATGTCTGATCCCTCAAAAGGAATATATGGCTGCGGGCCACATTCTGATTTTGGTATGATGACTCTCTTAGGAACGGATAGTGTAATGGGGCTCCAG ATATGCAAGGATAGAGACGTGAAGCCTAGGAAGTGGGAATATATACTATCGATAAAAGG GGCATATATCGTGAATATTGGTGACTTGCTAGAGCGTTGGAGCAATGGcatttttaa ATCCACATTGCATCGGGTACTTGGGAATGGTCAAGACCGATATTCC ATTGCATTCTTTCTGCAACCTAGTCACGACTGTATAGTAGAATGTCTTCCTACCTGCCAGTCTGAAAACAACCCTCCCAA ATATCCAGCTATAAAATGTTCAACGTACCTCACTCAACGTTACCAGGATTCACAAGTGGATTTGAGCATCTACAAAAAATAG
- a CDS encoding 2-oxoglutarate (2OG) and Fe(II)-dependent oxygenase superfamily protein, which produces MENKTQEEASTINVSSLACIDLANSNLHRSAASLKQACLDCGFFYVTNHGISEELKDEAFEQSKKFFALPLDEKMKVLKNEKHQGYSPVLSQISDNQIHGDYKESFFIGIEGSNDTPFCRANIWPNPDVLSGWQATMEKYHQEALRVCKAIARVLALALNVDGDYFDTPEMLGNPLTFMRLLHYEGMSDPSKGIYGCGPHSDFGMMTLLGTDSVMGLQICKDRDVKPRKWEYILSIKGAYIVNIGDLLERWSNGIFKSTLHRVLGNGQDRYSVSLLAKPIRVYLHKFFRHVHFSVRLL; this is translated from the exons ATGGAGAACAAAACTCAAGAGGAAGCTTCGACCATTAATGTTTCATCCCTTGCTTGTATAGATCTCGCCAACTCCAATCTTCATCGATCAGCTGCTTCGCTTAAGCAG GCATGTCTAGATTGTGGATTTTTCTATGTCACAAATCATGGTATAAGTGAGGAGTTAAAGGACGAGGCTTTCGAGCAAAGCAAGAAGTTCTTTGCTCTTCCTTTGGACGAGAAGATGAAAGTCttgaaaaacgaaaaacatcAAGGCTATTCACCCGTCCTTAGTCAAATCTCTGATAACCAAATCCATG GGGATTacaaagaaagttttttcatTGGAATCGAAGGCTCCAACGATACACCATTCTGTCGCGCTAACATTTGGCCTAACCCTG ATGTTTTGTCGGGATGGCAGGCGACCATGGAGAAATATCATCAAGAAGCATT GAGGGTTTGTAAGGCTATTGCTAGAGTATTGGCATTGGCGCTCAACGTGGATGGAGATTACTTTGATACACCGGAAATGCTTGGAAATCCCCTCACATTTATGCGCTTGCTTCACTATGAAG GGATGTCTGATCCCTCAAAAGGAATATATGGCTGCGGGCCACATTCTGATTTTGGTATGATGACTCTCTTAGGAACGGATAGTGTAATGGGGCTCCAG ATATGCAAGGATAGAGACGTGAAGCCTAGGAAGTGGGAATATATACTATCGATAAAAGG GGCATATATCGTGAATATTGGTGACTTGCTAGAGCGTTGGAGCAATGGcatttttaa ATCCACATTGCATCGGGTACTTGGGAATGGTCAAGACCGATATTCCGTAAGTCTGTTGGCTAAACCCATCCGCGTCTATCTGCACAAATTTTTTCGACATGTCCACTTTTCGGTGCGGTTATTGTGA
- a CDS encoding 2-oxoglutarate (2OG) and Fe(II)-dependent oxygenase superfamily protein has translation MKVLKNEKHQGYSPVLSQISDNQIHGDYKESFFIGIEGSNDTPFCRANIWPNPDVLSGWQATMEKYHQEALRVCKAIARVLALALNVDGDYFDTPEMLGNPLTFMRLLHYEGMSDPSKGIYGCGPHSDFGMMTLLGTDSVMGLQICKDRDVKPRKWEYILSIKGAYIVNIGDLLERWSNGIFKSTLHRVLGNGQDRYSVSLLAKPIRVYLHKFFRHVHFSVRLL, from the exons ATGAAAGTCttgaaaaacgaaaaacatcAAGGCTATTCACCCGTCCTTAGTCAAATCTCTGATAACCAAATCCATG GGGATTacaaagaaagttttttcatTGGAATCGAAGGCTCCAACGATACACCATTCTGTCGCGCTAACATTTGGCCTAACCCTG ATGTTTTGTCGGGATGGCAGGCGACCATGGAGAAATATCATCAAGAAGCATT GAGGGTTTGTAAGGCTATTGCTAGAGTATTGGCATTGGCGCTCAACGTGGATGGAGATTACTTTGATACACCGGAAATGCTTGGAAATCCCCTCACATTTATGCGCTTGCTTCACTATGAAG GGATGTCTGATCCCTCAAAAGGAATATATGGCTGCGGGCCACATTCTGATTTTGGTATGATGACTCTCTTAGGAACGGATAGTGTAATGGGGCTCCAG ATATGCAAGGATAGAGACGTGAAGCCTAGGAAGTGGGAATATATACTATCGATAAAAGG GGCATATATCGTGAATATTGGTGACTTGCTAGAGCGTTGGAGCAATGGcatttttaa ATCCACATTGCATCGGGTACTTGGGAATGGTCAAGACCGATATTCCGTAAGTCTGTTGGCTAAACCCATCCGCGTCTATCTGCACAAATTTTTTCGACATGTCCACTTTTCGGTGCGGTTATTGTGA
- a CDS encoding 2-oxoglutarate (2OG) and Fe(II)-dependent oxygenase superfamily protein (2-oxoglutarate (2OG) and Fe(II)-dependent oxygenase superfamily protein; FUNCTIONS IN: oxidoreductase activity, iron ion binding; INVOLVED IN: oxidation reduction; LOCATED IN: cellular_component unknown; EXPRESSED IN: root; CONTAINS InterPro DOMAIN/s: Isopenicillin N synthase (InterPro:IPR002283), Oxoglutarate/iron-dependent oxygenase (InterPro:IPR005123); BEST Arabidopsis thaliana protein match is: 2-oxoglutarate (2OG) and Fe(II)-dependent oxygenase superfamily protein (TAIR:AT3G46490.1); Has 7979 Blast hits to 7962 proteins in 970 species: Archae - 0; Bacteria - 1125; Metazoa - 119; Fungi - 1055; Plants - 4286; Viruses - 0; Other Eukaryotes - 1394 (source: NCBI BLink).) — MKVLKNEKHQGYSPVLSQISDNQIHGDYKESFFIGIEGSNDTPFCRANIWPNPDVLSGWQATMEKYHQEALRVCKAIARVLALALNVDGDYFDTPEMLGNPLTFMRLLHYEGMSDPSKGIYGCGPHSDFGMMTLLGTDSVMGLQICKDRDVKPRKWEYILSIKGAYIVNIGDLLERWSNGIFKSTLHRVLGNGQDRYSIAFFLQPSHDCIVECLPTCQSENNPPKYPAIKCSTYLTQRYQDSQVDLSIYKK, encoded by the exons ATGAAAGTCttgaaaaacgaaaaacatcAAGGCTATTCACCCGTCCTTAGTCAAATCTCTGATAACCAAATCCATG GGGATTacaaagaaagttttttcatTGGAATCGAAGGCTCCAACGATACACCATTCTGTCGCGCTAACATTTGGCCTAACCCTG ATGTTTTGTCGGGATGGCAGGCGACCATGGAGAAATATCATCAAGAAGCATT GAGGGTTTGTAAGGCTATTGCTAGAGTATTGGCATTGGCGCTCAACGTGGATGGAGATTACTTTGATACACCGGAAATGCTTGGAAATCCCCTCACATTTATGCGCTTGCTTCACTATGAAG GGATGTCTGATCCCTCAAAAGGAATATATGGCTGCGGGCCACATTCTGATTTTGGTATGATGACTCTCTTAGGAACGGATAGTGTAATGGGGCTCCAG ATATGCAAGGATAGAGACGTGAAGCCTAGGAAGTGGGAATATATACTATCGATAAAAGG GGCATATATCGTGAATATTGGTGACTTGCTAGAGCGTTGGAGCAATGGcatttttaa ATCCACATTGCATCGGGTACTTGGGAATGGTCAAGACCGATATTCC ATTGCATTCTTTCTGCAACCTAGTCACGACTGTATAGTAGAATGTCTTCCTACCTGCCAGTCTGAAAACAACCCTCCCAA ATATCCAGCTATAAAATGTTCAACGTACCTCACTCAACGTTACCAGGATTCACAAGTGGATTTGAGCATCTACAAAAAATAG
- a CDS encoding 2-oxoglutarate (2OG) and Fe(II)-dependent oxygenase superfamily protein, translating to MKVLKNEKHQGYSPVLSQISDNQIHGDYKESFFIGIEGSNDTPFCRANIWPNPDVLSGWQATMEKYHQEALRVCKAIARVLALALNVDGDYFDTPEMLGNPLTFMRLLHYEGTDSVMGLQICKDRDVKPRKWEYILSIKGAYIVNIGDLLERWSNGIFKSTLHRVLGNGQDRYSIAFFLQPSHDCIVECLPTCQSENNPPKYPAIKCSTYLTQRYQDSQVDLSIYKK from the exons ATGAAAGTCttgaaaaacgaaaaacatcAAGGCTATTCACCCGTCCTTAGTCAAATCTCTGATAACCAAATCCATG GGGATTacaaagaaagttttttcatTGGAATCGAAGGCTCCAACGATACACCATTCTGTCGCGCTAACATTTGGCCTAACCCTG ATGTTTTGTCGGGATGGCAGGCGACCATGGAGAAATATCATCAAGAAGCATT GAGGGTTTGTAAGGCTATTGCTAGAGTATTGGCATTGGCGCTCAACGTGGATGGAGATTACTTTGATACACCGGAAATGCTTGGAAATCCCCTCACATTTATGCGCTTGCTTCACTATGAAG GAACGGATAGTGTAATGGGGCTCCAG ATATGCAAGGATAGAGACGTGAAGCCTAGGAAGTGGGAATATATACTATCGATAAAAGG GGCATATATCGTGAATATTGGTGACTTGCTAGAGCGTTGGAGCAATGGcatttttaa ATCCACATTGCATCGGGTACTTGGGAATGGTCAAGACCGATATTCC ATTGCATTCTTTCTGCAACCTAGTCACGACTGTATAGTAGAATGTCTTCCTACCTGCCAGTCTGAAAACAACCCTCCCAA ATATCCAGCTATAAAATGTTCAACGTACCTCACTCAACGTTACCAGGATTCACAAGTGGATTTGAGCATCTACAAAAAATAG
- a CDS encoding 2-oxoglutarate (2OG) and Fe(II)-dependent oxygenase superfamily protein: protein MKVLKNEKHQGYSPVLSQISDNQIHGDYKESFFIGIEGSNDTPFCRANIWPNPDVLSGWQATMEKYHQEALRVCKAIARVLALALNVDGDYFDTPEMLGNPLTFMRLLHYEGMSDPSKGIYGCGPHSDFGMMTLLGTDSVMGLQICKDRDVKPRKWEYILSIKGAYIVNIGDLLERWSNGIFK from the exons ATGAAAGTCttgaaaaacgaaaaacatcAAGGCTATTCACCCGTCCTTAGTCAAATCTCTGATAACCAAATCCATG GGGATTacaaagaaagttttttcatTGGAATCGAAGGCTCCAACGATACACCATTCTGTCGCGCTAACATTTGGCCTAACCCTG ATGTTTTGTCGGGATGGCAGGCGACCATGGAGAAATATCATCAAGAAGCATT GAGGGTTTGTAAGGCTATTGCTAGAGTATTGGCATTGGCGCTCAACGTGGATGGAGATTACTTTGATACACCGGAAATGCTTGGAAATCCCCTCACATTTATGCGCTTGCTTCACTATGAAG GGATGTCTGATCCCTCAAAAGGAATATATGGCTGCGGGCCACATTCTGATTTTGGTATGATGACTCTCTTAGGAACGGATAGTGTAATGGGGCTCCAG ATATGCAAGGATAGAGACGTGAAGCCTAGGAAGTGGGAATATATACTATCGATAAAAGG GGCATATATCGTGAATATTGGTGACTTGCTAGAGCGTTGGAGCAATGGcatttttaagtaa
- a CDS encoding 2-oxoglutarate (2OG) and Fe(II)-dependent oxygenase superfamily protein, whose product MGITKKVFSLESKAPTIHHSVALTFGLTLATMEKYHQEALRVCKAIARVLALALNVDGDYFDTPEMLGNPLTFMRLLHYEGMSDPSKGIYGCGPHSDFGMMTLLGTDSVMGLQICKDRDVKPRKWEYILSIKGAYIVNIGDLLERWSNGIFKSTLHRVLGNGQDRYSVSLLAKPIRVYLHKFFRHVHFSVRLL is encoded by the exons ATG GGGATTacaaagaaagttttttcatTGGAATCGAAGGCTCCAACGATACACCATTCTGTCGCGCTAACATTTGGCCTAACCCTG GCGACCATGGAGAAATATCATCAAGAAGCATT GAGGGTTTGTAAGGCTATTGCTAGAGTATTGGCATTGGCGCTCAACGTGGATGGAGATTACTTTGATACACCGGAAATGCTTGGAAATCCCCTCACATTTATGCGCTTGCTTCACTATGAAG GGATGTCTGATCCCTCAAAAGGAATATATGGCTGCGGGCCACATTCTGATTTTGGTATGATGACTCTCTTAGGAACGGATAGTGTAATGGGGCTCCAG ATATGCAAGGATAGAGACGTGAAGCCTAGGAAGTGGGAATATATACTATCGATAAAAGG GGCATATATCGTGAATATTGGTGACTTGCTAGAGCGTTGGAGCAATGGcatttttaa ATCCACATTGCATCGGGTACTTGGGAATGGTCAAGACCGATATTCCGTAAGTCTGTTGGCTAAACCCATCCGCGTCTATCTGCACAAATTTTTTCGACATGTCCACTTTTCGGTGCGGTTATTGTGA
- a CDS encoding 2-oxoglutarate (2OG) and Fe(II)-dependent oxygenase superfamily protein — MEKYHQEALRVCKAIARVLALALNVDGDYFDTPEMLGNPLTFMRLLHYEGMSDPSKGIYGCGPHSDFGMMTLLGTDSVMGLQICKDRDVKPRKWEYILSIKGAYIVNIGDLLERWSNGIFKSTLHRVLGNGQDRYSIAFFLQPSHDCIVECLPTCQSENNPPKYPAIKCSTYLTQRYQDSQVDLSIYKK; from the exons ATGGAGAAATATCATCAAGAAGCATT GAGGGTTTGTAAGGCTATTGCTAGAGTATTGGCATTGGCGCTCAACGTGGATGGAGATTACTTTGATACACCGGAAATGCTTGGAAATCCCCTCACATTTATGCGCTTGCTTCACTATGAAG GGATGTCTGATCCCTCAAAAGGAATATATGGCTGCGGGCCACATTCTGATTTTGGTATGATGACTCTCTTAGGAACGGATAGTGTAATGGGGCTCCAG ATATGCAAGGATAGAGACGTGAAGCCTAGGAAGTGGGAATATATACTATCGATAAAAGG GGCATATATCGTGAATATTGGTGACTTGCTAGAGCGTTGGAGCAATGGcatttttaa ATCCACATTGCATCGGGTACTTGGGAATGGTCAAGACCGATATTCC ATTGCATTCTTTCTGCAACCTAGTCACGACTGTATAGTAGAATGTCTTCCTACCTGCCAGTCTGAAAACAACCCTCCCAA ATATCCAGCTATAAAATGTTCAACGTACCTCACTCAACGTTACCAGGATTCACAAGTGGATTTGAGCATCTACAAAAAATAG